The Drosophila bipectinata strain 14024-0381.07 chromosome 3L, DbipHiC1v2, whole genome shotgun sequence region CCGTAGTATGTAATAGTATTCCAAATATGTTGCCATCAAATCGTTGGATATTGAATTGGCCCACTTGCACTCACCGTGATAGTGCACTTTGGGATTCCCCCGTTGCAGTTCGTACAGGATGGAGATGTCGTTGTAGTAGACATACTTGAGGCTGCCCACAAAGTTGTTGTGCGACGCCAGGCCCTTCTTCTTGTGCAGTTCGGGTCCGCCACCGAAATATATCTCCGGGTCGAATAGTAGATTTCCGCTGGCAGTTGCTGGAAGCTCCAGGACTTTCTGCTGCTGATCCAGGATAATGCTCACCGTTCGCTGTTCGTGCAATATCGTCAGGTTGTGCCAGTACCCTCGAGTTAAGTCATCCGTCAGAATAGTGCTCATCACATTGTCGCCAAAGTCCATTTCTACATGAATCGATTGGTTTTTAATGGCAGCCGCGATATACTGATGCTTCAAGGACTCTCCGCTGGCGTAAAATAGGGCCGAGTCATCGAAATTGGTGCGGAATATCAGACTTATACGCATGGTTGAAGAATGTACACGATCCTTCCAGTCGTAGATACGGTAGGACACATAACTGGCTCCTCGTAGAGTGATTATAGTGGCCGCTGAAAGAACGGAGAGGCGATTAGATTaattctttaaatatatttgagcTGGTGCTTTTAGAATGCCTCCATTAGCATATTTGCTTTGGCGATATACCACAGATATTGCATAATTAATTATACCCATAAAAAACAAtggaattatatattttttaaaagttgaatcccaattataattattttttctgtgaACTAAATACCTTAATTCCGTTAATGGTCTTTGTATAATATTTatcaattcaatttttttcttgtaaAAATAGAAACAGCATATTTATAAACTGGACACCAGAGCACTTGAAACTTTGAACCCCGTTGGCCATTTTTTCGCCCTTTTTTATACCCCTGCCACTCGTGCTTCTTGCATTATCTtcctgccacacacacacattcttTCAGCAAAAGCAAAACCGGCAAAAAATATGGCCAGAAAGAAAAAAACGTCAGTGGGCCACAAAAATAGATTATATTGTTTGTTCTATGGCGGCCTTTAGGCGTTTGCTTGCCCTGGACCAAATGTGCAAATCGTGTAACGCGCAATTTTCATGAAATTTTTTGCATTCCCTTCTGCTGGTGTGGGTGGCTCGGGGCCTGCTGATGCATCAGTGGTGCAGTGGCGGGGTGACAGTGCCGTGTGTTTCTGGCTGCTTATCTGACACAGCACACGTGGGCCATGCTCAGTCGATAACGCATCGCGGTTCCCAAGTATACtttaacaaaaacacaaagaaaAGTTTATGTTTTTAGGGGAAATccattaattattaattattatccgAAGTATTATTAAAGTCCAACAAACCCTTTAATATAGTCTTCTGAGAAGTATTTTAATCCCAGTATTGAAATACTTCTTGTACCAATTTCTGGCAGTGTAAACATCCCAAACATTACTAGCTTActtcataattttatttgcatattGCTGGAGTAAAAACTTTCTGCTGCATTGGACCACCAAAGTGtactaaaattttttcttgttgatTCGGGGGACCCTTCATTGGGTTTATGTTAATCCAGAAGCATAATGAGCGGAAAGGTGGGAGCGCGATGAAGGATGTGTATTCCCATTAGAGCAGTCCGCACCGGGTCACAACCACAGTTTTTTTTGTCCTGCCATTCTTGGTGCCAAAATGACGGCAATTCTGCAAGACCCTCATACCACTGCAAACCCTCCCGAAGACGACCCTCTGCAAGGGCTCCACCGCCAGAGGCTTGAAGCTGATGGTGTAGTTGAGCAGACCCTGGGGAAAGTGGCGGCGATAGTCCCACGGATATGAGAGTATCCCCGTCAGCTTGCTGTGGTCCACAAATGAATGCTTCACGCTGTGGTGTTCCTTCAGCGCATCAGGGGGATCTGGGCTGATCTCACCCTCCATCCAGAGGTCGGGGAAGATCCGCAACACCCTGTGACTCTGCACATCGTTGTGCGTGGCCAGACGCACAAACTCCAACACCACCTCGGGGCTAATCTCTGTATACAGCTTGAGACACACCCTGCCCAAGAATTGGTCGTCCTCCCGCACTGTTACATCGAAGTACACTATGGGCCGGAGCAGGATCTGAGAGTTCCGCTTCCCCAGCCGGGGCGATGGCAAGTAGGGCCTAAACCTGGCCACCGTCTCCTCAGAGGCCTTCTGTTGAATGGGCTTCAGGGGCGCCGCCCACGGATTGTGAGAATCGACCTTAGGGGAAAAATAGTTTACTTTTGGGGGTCAGATGCTGCATCCCTGAACTACCAACCATTGACTTCACCTGGGACAGACGACAGCCCAACTGCCTGTTTTCCTGGCTCAGACGATCCGCCAAGTCCCGGATCTTCCGAGAGTTCTTGTCAGTAGCGGGAAATGTGCGGTTAAAACAGTTCACATTTCCATTCAAGCGCTGAATCTTGTTGATGTTCCCAAGAAGCGAAAGGTTATTCCGTAAAATAtgctgtttttgttgcagATCCTTACAAAGTTGGGTGCGATACAATAAGTGGCTTCGGTCGTTGGGTTTCCACTCCAGCGAATGCCCGTACGACTTCACGGACTTGAGGCGCTTGTGATCGAGCTGGGCCTGTCGCATCTCGACCATACTCTTGAAGGTCGTCACATTGATGTCCGAATGCTTGACATCGCCTATGGATCGCATCGCTTTCCGGAACTCCTTGTAGTTGGGCACCCGATATTTGGGCAACTTCTCCTCCACCATTTGCTTGTTGGACAGCAACTCGCTGGCCACTTTTTGGGCACGCAACTGGATATTTCGAGCTGTCGGAGCATTTGCGTAAAATTCAGAATAGGAAACTGAGCGGCAGGCCATTTCGGTTCGGGAATTACTTTACAGTGTACGCCCTACGATTGCCGTTTGAGCTAGACTGGCAAATTTGTGGACTCAAGCAAtttgtgggtgtgtgtttggtgtgtgtgtttatattTGGGCTAAACAAACCACACACAGACAGAGTGTAAAAGTTTGATTTATTAATGGAAAGCCAGCTTTGATGGGATAAACAAATCCACGCTATCTAACCCATTGACATTCGTTTACCAAACGGCAaggtaaatattttgtaatagTGGATATGTGAAACGAATTAGTTTGgattgaaaaaaatccaagCCACCGCAAACACGATTTATTGTTTGccaatgaaattaaattattaaaaaattattcagccCATCAAAAGGTCTCTTTAAAGATTTCGTTTTAGTCTTAAATTGTGTTAATTGACTTTACATTTATTTGACACATTTTGGAGGCAGCTATTTGGGGTATTATTTCTACCTTTCTTTGTTAAggctataaataaattttgaacaAAACTTCGAGCTCTAATTAAAGgtgataattaattaaattaggaAGTTGTGTCTTGAGCAATTATTTTTAGCTAGTTTTACTTTAAAGACATCTAACTTTAATCTTAAAGTTTATGAACGTCCAATTACAAAGTCCTGAGCTTCGGCTTTTATCTCGCTATAATTGCATCTCCGGACAATGCATCACGAATGTCCTTTGAACTGACAACTGTCGGTCAAAATCCGGAGAAGTACTTAGCCCGGAGAGTCATCATATTAGGCTTGTTGCCCTCTTTGTCCGTCCGCCTGTCTGCCGTCTCTTTCATGGTTGCCATTTCAATTCGTTTATGCCGGAAGAAGCCAAAAAATCTTGTAGTCTCTTTCAGAAATGATGATGCCTGGTTTTTCGGGAGCTAATGATTTCCCCAACTGAACGCATTTCGGTGACACTTTTGGCAcggaaaattgtaaaatcagaATGAGTGAAAAGCCAGCTTCAGGATATGATGAGGGCTCTGTGAGTGGTGCAATAAAGGGGCTGGGGCGGGTATCAGGACGAACTGCATACGAACAGGCTTGTCCTTGTACTGGCAGTTGTCGTTTTAGTTATTGCATTACAAAAGCGTCTGCGTTTGATTATGTCTCATGTCCCATGTATACCCTGTATGAATTTTTATGGCACTTGGAGAAACTGGaggaaaattttgtttaaaggTAAAATGTTAGATAttaatttctaaaatatttatgtacgTTTACGCATAATGTTTTCTGTCAAAACGaaatattgaataaatttatttgGTACAAAATACAACTTTGGTCCTATCTAGGTTAGGTTTAGTTAGGTCGTCATTTCCTGAGAGTTGGGTAGAAAGAAAAGTATACTTTTATGTTTAGAAAGTAGTTCCTTAAAAAGGTTCATTGGTAAACAACATTCCTCTTGACCTTAATCATTGTGttattatgttttttgtcaatttatatagttttcaattttttattcaatttttttgttgtgtaattCTTTTCACTTGTTCTCTATGTGCGAGGTTTTAATGGCCTGACACTGTTTCCGTTCCAGGAGCAGCTCAACATGCAACCGGCAAACCATAGGGCAGTGGGTGGGCGATAGCCCGGCACAGGGTGGGTAGCTCGGGGGGTCGGGCGTGCGGGTGAGCTACATCTGTGTAATTTGCTTGCACTTGCCGGCGCTCGTTACGTAATTGTGatcagttgcagttgcagtcgAGGCACCAGGCGCTGTAAATGCTTGACAAACTCGCACGTCATGGCGGCCTCTCTTTGTCCTTGACAGACGCCATTTAGACAGACAGTGAGGGCTATataggaggaggaggtggggTGTGGAGTTTCACGCAGCATTTTCCAAAATGGCCATCGCTGTCACGGTTGCTGGCAACCCGTTAGcgatgctttttttttattttttgttcattttgcaATTTGCAGCTGTCCATTGCATCAATACGTGGCATAGCCCCCTCTGGCTTCACCTCCCTGCGGCACTCCTCTCATTTCGCTTTCCGCGGAGTCAGgattttattttggattttcctttttctatCGCATGGTGTGTGTGCTGGTCATcatttgcatgcaaatttttggcaaacatttCGAATGCAAGTGGGCCAAATCTGAAGAATGCACGTCCATAAGCCCTGACTAGAGTGAAGGGTTTTTCGGgttctttgatttttattaaagtaCAAATGGCTTGtagattttcttttgaaatatACGTAGTTTGGTAGAAAGTTTAAATAATGCATGTAAGTGGCAGTGTATGGGGTGTTTGGTTTTCAAACCCTTCTGCTAAATCTGTACAATGTCGGAAAACATAAACGATCTGCTCAATTTTTAATAGGCCTACCGATACAATGGCCTCGCGTGACTTAATTGAGATTATGGCGGCCTGGAATTGGCTTTATGTCATTAACTAAATGTCGGATGTTGCCGAAGGAAGGGGAGGGGAGCGAAAGGATACAACCGGGCTGGAAAATGGCGTGTATATATTGAGCTTAACAAACTAATTTTGCGCACATTCTGCCTGGTGTGGCCCGAGCTGGTTGGGCAGTCAAAAAGTCAAACActattttgcataatttatggTCAGGTCATTAGCGTGTTTAAAACTATATAGTGGCCAGGGGGTAGGTTCTGGAGTTGACGGGCGGTTAGCCAGGGCGGGGAGTGAGGGCGGAGGTTGGTTAGATGGCTAGTGGCAGTGGCTAACCGCTAGCAAACAAACACagtttataattaaaacaaaatggcgcCCCCAGAGCCACACTTagacatatacatacatccaGATGGATTGCCGTTGGGTCGGTGTTCAgatgtttaaaaattgttattcatttaatgaatttctaaacggataaatatttattataagaTTAAGAAACCTGAATTAAACAACCGGGTTTTAAAAGTTAAGAATTATAAGTCTTAAATATCccatcttaaaaatatatataatactcACTGTAGATATCGCAATGCTCGCCCTCGTAGTGGGTGCCGAAGCAGTCACAGGATATGCCACCATAGTGGTTGATGCAGCGGGAACCCACGAAGCAGAGATTGTGTCGGGAATCGCACATGTCGGAGCATCCCTCGTTGACGTTCTCGTGCTTGGTGGCCACCAGAGGGGCGATGGGCAGGAGGTCGGAGGCGGCCTTGCCGGAGCTCAGGACCACGTTCCTGATGCAGCCCACAAAGGactcggttatatatttcacGCCGTGCAGCTTCTCCTCCGAGGAAAGGCCTGTGAAATTGTAAAAGCATAAGGGTCGGGTCAGTGGGCAGTATACCACAGATTAATTAACATTCTGAATATTTGGGAATGGATTTCGACTATATCTGTGTGTGCTTTGTGCTGCAGTGAGGGAATGGGTTGGTGGTGTGCGGCCATGTCGGATGACCATAACATAATTTCGTTGTTTACAGTTGAAAGTTTTGATGGAATTTTCGgacgctgctgctgttgctagAGATTTAAATATggcttaattaaaaaagttgtCTCCGCTCAGTTTTTGGATCCACAGACAAAAAACGGAACAAAATCTGGACTAAGGAAAGCAAATTTGTTgagggttttattttttaaagcctAAAGTGATTAAATTTTGGAGTTAAAACCTTTGTAATATAAGAATTGCTACTTCCTTTATTGCTTGTTATTAAACCAcaaaaacttatttaaaagTAAGATCCTTTAGAAGTTTATTGATTGCGAGCTTTCCATTTCACTTCTACCATTCATTGTGAGCCAGACTCCTGGGTTTTTCTTTGAAAAGCAACcacaacaaatttattttgccAGGGCGAAAAATGCACCAACACACCGCACACACTCTAAATCGCTTCATTCAATCCAAACGAACTCTGCGGGAGGTGGCTTGGCAAAAACTAGACCAACCAATGTCGGTAGAGTGCAATCAATGGCCCATTCTGTGCCGACCTGCTCGGCAGACCCTTTCTGCCATGGTCTATGGTCTTTGCAAcgtgaaataattaaattttcaaataacgTACAAAAGCAGCTTTCAAAATCATACACAAACTTCAACACTTACAAAGTCCGATTCAATGCAAAATGAGCAAGTTCACTTCCTAGTTTTAGTTTCTCTCGGTGTGTCGGATGAGTCGTCAAATTCGATTTTCTATTTTCAGTTTCACATATTCCGATCTatccacatacatatatgcttACTAAACTTTCTATGCTCGATTTTGATGCGATGGTTTATGTGTGAAGCCCGCGAACAAAAATCATAGCATACATTCGAGCGCTGCCTTTAATATGATTGATTTGTGGACGATTCGGTTGGCAGGTAAGTACGGCCAAAATATTAGgtttattacatttttgttGAAGGATGATTGAATTTGATCATAAAATAGACTATTCTACAACTtgatttaaatgtttttaatgcaaatattaaataaatatataaaaataaatattaaatattgtgTGAGTTTTCTTGTAAGCTTATTTATCTAAAAATTAGTTGATATGGGTAACTATTGTGATAATATTTCTATCCCGATTGTTATTCAATCCCACAATTGATTTGGACACTCACCTCCGACCAGGACCACCGACGGCAGATTCGTGGAGACGCCGTAGTTGTACTCGTGATTCAGTCCTTTCAGATAGACCTCTTCCTGACTATTGTCGACGCGTGCAATTAATCTTGCGCCATGGACATCGATGCGCACCTGTGCAACAGACAGCGAAGGATGGGTTATAGAGCGCAAAACCAATAAACCAGCCATCCAGCTGAGGGATGAGGTATGGGGCGTGGCGTTCACACACAGACAAATgataaaaatttatgaatttatgCGTTTTGGCCCCGAGTTGAAGTTGCAAGTTTTTGGAAAGCGGCAAGCGATaaattgttgttgctactgttgctgctgctgctactacTGCAATTGCATGGCTAAAAATCTACGAAAATGAATTGCAACTGCTGTGCGCACATAGTTGGGATCAGCTGAAATTCATTACGAATTTGCGTGTTATTTATGAGTGCCTGCCGTGTGTCTATATCAGTGTGTGAGTTGGGTTATACAGAGGAAAATGTATGCAAAGCACTTCAAGTTTCTAATTGACAAATAGTTATTGAGTGCCTTTCAGATCAGACTGATGGCGACACAgtactttttattaaaagacataaattatttataaaaattgtatttttttggccagttttttcAGTGTTTGTGTGGGGGTGTGATTAGTAGGGATTCTGCTTGttttaaatatgaaaacaTGAACTAAACTGGTTCTACTGCTGCTTCCCAGTAGCTACTGCCACTGTtattgatgatgatgatgctgacGATGCTTGAGGGATTGCGGTTGAGCTACATGCGTGGAGCCGAAGCAGGAATGGAACCAGCAGCCGGCAGCCAGGAACCGAACCGGACCAGTAACCACCAGACCCATGTCCGAGGTGAGTTAACAAAGTTGAACGCACATAAATCAACTAGCTCGCTTTGTTATAAAAGTTTGATAAAGCATTTTGCACACATGCACACAGGCAGCAGCACACATTCCGCATTGCAATCTTGCTAATTGCTTGCTGAACGCATGGCCATGCTAATGTTGGCTCTTGGCCAGCCAGTTAACCGAATTTCGTATACCCTGCAGCGCCCTGGGAGTGTTAAAGCCACCCATAAGCCCCATAGCCCCGATGAGAGCCGCATTCGGGTGTCAGCCTCCCTTTGGGACATGACCCCGTTTTGGGGCCCACTCACCATCACACTGTGCCATTCATCTCGATTCAGACTCTCGCCCACAGTGACACTCGTTGAATGCTTGCCAAAGACATGGACCACCTTCAGCTGGCCCTTCTCCACAATCACATAGAGTGCATAGGGGTCCAAAATAATGCGATCCGGATTCTTAACGTTGTGATAGACGAGTAGGCCGTGCGGCAGTCGGGTGCGgaattgaaatgaaatctCACGACAAAGTCTGCAAAGACACAAAGAGGTGCATTAGCATCAGTGTTGAAGTTGCAGCCTACAAAGTTACAAAGAAAATGCTAATTCCAAATCTACAAGGTACAAAAAAGCCATTCTTGTTGGTCAAATATGTCCAATTTCAAGaacaaatgtttaaaagtaGTAATCTTTTGTTAGTTATTGTATTTTTGGATACGATAAGTTGCAGCTACatcatattatattttaaggcTTAAAACAAGCTACttaaaccattttttaaaaattgttctaCTGGTATTTAGGTAACCTGTAAATggagatttttaatttttaatcaaaatgaaggaagaattaatatttttatagattttatcaGCATTTAACTAACTAGCGTTGACTAAACATTAGCTTCTTTATATAAagttgaaaatattgtttagaagtctgattataatttaaattacaaTTAGGTGGATATTTTAATTCCTAAATATTCAAGTAACGTAGAAAGTTGGCTGAAAATGGCCAAGACTTCATCACTTATTAGCATACATGTGAGGGAAATGAAAGAGACGTGTCGGGAGGTGGGCTTGCCTGACAgagttttaaatttatttgttcgTTGCTCTTGACTGCTGGTGTTTTTGTTGCTCCTGCTGTCGGCAGCCACATGAGTTACAATTAAAACTACAGCACAAATTGCCAACTTGGCCAACTAGTAGCCACTGACCAGCAACAATGAAGGCACCAACAACGTTACAGCCGGAGCAGGTCCTATTTGGTAAAGttatgtttaattttatttgcctGACTGTCTGCATGTTTGTCCAAAGTGTGCACAATGTTTGcttcgtgtgtgtgtgtatgtacaTAAGCTCTCcgtaaatttaaataatatttttatcttaattttatatgcaaatgtcaaatgtttctggccaaattgaattttaaatttttacagGCCGAGAGATCTTGGGCCCAAAGTCGTTTGGACTATTTGTATGTCGCAAAACGGACAGAAAGGTCTTGCAATTGAGCAGAAAATTAACTTTCGACCTGATTTTCGGATGTCCTCCGCTCCTACTCTTTGGCAGTTTTCCGGTATTTTTAGTGTTGGATGTTAGTTACGGATAAGATTGCAGCCCCCAAGAAAATTGCTGAAAGAAAATCAATTTCCAAACTGTGAAAGCAATGTCAGTTTAGCTAATTGCTTTTGTACACAGTTCTCCTTTTTAACCCTACAAAGGTGTCATGTTGCCATATAAATATGTTATGAAGAAAATCAATTCATAGCCATTAAAAAGCCAAGACTATCTATTCTAAattctatataaatataaagatatatttatattttttaagtgttGAGTTTTTGGAGACTTTCTGGTGTGAAAGAAATCATTCCCTTTTGAGCCAAAAGGCCAACAATCCGCTAAATGCAGCCCTTGCGCGGAAGTTGATGGCAGAGAGCTATGCAAGGTCCTGAGGCTGCCACCTGCCAGGTGGTCAAGAGTCCCCCGCCGAACTCCCGGCCCACTCACCTTAATTGAAATGTCTGTATGATGTCGCCGTCCATTTGGATGAACGTGTTGTTCTTCGCGAAAACGAAAGTTTTGCCCTGCCCGGTCTCCGCGAAAGTCAGCTCGGGGCCTCGCTGCTCGATGGGCACTGGGGTGGTGCCGTCCCCGCCCTCGGCGCCGCCCATTCCGTCCGCCGCCTGCGCCGGACTCTGGGTGTACGGCGAGCCGAGGAGCATGGAACTTTCCGTGGTGCTCGGCTCCCGGGTCGTGGACTGCAGGAATGGCGGCAAAGTGTCTGCAAGTGTTGTGACGTCAATTAAAATGGCCACAAAGTATGGTAAGCGAAAGAATGCTAATTAATCcggaaaaaaagagaaaatgtCTAGTTTTGCAAAgttcttaaagtttaaaatttacaaGAACTTTACACTATGGAGACTTTTAGTGGTAATCAAAGGCTTTCTTACGTGGTCCGCCAATGCAGTGAAATAGGCACTCTGCTTCGGTGCTGAAGCGATTCTGGGGATTCCCCTCGCACCCGCCCCAAATAAAGTTGGTGCACTCGTTGGTGGCTGGCTCGTAGCGCCACTTGTAGATGTACTGCTTGCAGGGTCCCGGGTCTCCAGGACCTGTGCATTTGTCATATTGCTTGTCCTTGGGCGCCTGAATCATCGCCGAGTTGTTGCCGCTGAtggcgctgctgctgcctcctCCGCC contains the following coding sequences:
- the LOC108121107 gene encoding uncharacterized protein, with protein sequence MACRSVSYSEFYANAPTARNIQLRAQKVASELLSNKQMVEEKLPKYRVPNYKEFRKAMRSIGDVKHSDINVTTFKSMVEMRQAQLDHKRLKSVKSYGHSLEWKPNDRSHLLYRTQLCKDLQQKQHILRNNLSLLGNINKIQRLNGNVNCFNRTFPATDKNSRKIRDLADRLSQENRQLGCRLSQVKSMVDSHNPWAAPLKPIQQKASEETVARFRPYLPSPRLGKRNSQILLRPIVYFDVTVREDDQFLGRVCLKLYTEISPEVVLEFVRLATHNDVQSHRVLRIFPDLWMEGEISPDPPDALKEHHSVKHSFVDHSKLTGILSYPWDYRRHFPQGLLNYTISFKPLAVEPLQRVVFGRVCSGMRVLQNCRHFGTKNGRTKKTVVVTRCGLL